The following proteins come from a genomic window of Acinetobacter sp. SAAs474:
- a CDS encoding 2-oxoglutarate dehydrogenase E1 component, with protein MQEVTDALRLDTELSADSAAYIEELYEQYLTAPESVGEDWRKYFDKFPKGDQPHSNVREQFLLLGRNSNRIQPIVQGEVSSEHERRQIGVLQLISAYRNRGHQKAKLDPLGLAKREDVPDLDISAHGLTKSDLDTVFNVGNLAIGKTETTLAEMVNAMESIYCSSIGAEYMHIVDTKERRWIQQRLEGALGKFTFSAEQKKHFLERLTAAEGLEKYLGNKYVGAKRFGIEGGEAFIPMVNEIIQRAGTVGCKEVVIGMPHRGRLNLLVNIMGKNPADLFGEFEGKSLTKKGSGDVKYHQGFSSNVMTAGGEVHLALAFNPSHLEIVGPVVEGSVRARQVRRRDIGGDDVLPVIVHGDAAFSGQGVNQETFQMSQTRGYTVGGTVHIVVNNQVGFTTSDPRDARSTEYCTDIAKMVQAPVFHVNGDDPEAVIFITQLAHDFRHTFRKDVVIDLFCYRRRGHNEADEPAATQPLMYQVINKKTTTRALYADKLVQEGVIDRATADQMIEDYRADLEAGHHVANALVLEPNTKMFVDWAPYLGHEYTDIWDTTFPIERLKELGEGMRKLPEGFVMQRQVAKVIDDRFKMQTGEMPLNWGAAETLAYATLLDEGYLVRITGEDVGRGTFSHRHAKLHNQVDGETYIPLCHVKENQPRFALYDSLLSEMAVLAFEYGYATTIPHGLIIWEAQFGDFSNCAQVVIDQFIASGETKWERVCGLTMLLPHGFEGQGPEHSSARLERYLQLCAEENMQVITPTTPAQIYHVLRRQAIRPIRKPLIVMSPKSLLRHKLATSTLDELATGTFQTVINEVDAINPAEVTRLVLCGGKVYYDLLEKRREQDLKHIAIVRIEQLYPYPEQRLAEVLASYPNLKELVWAQEEPKNQGAWLFIAPQLYNTVEKADKQLRISYAGRDASAAPACGSPYLHAKQQAQLVNDALAIVAE; from the coding sequence ATGCAAGAAGTTACTGACGCATTGCGTCTTGACACTGAGCTTTCCGCTGATAGTGCAGCGTATATTGAAGAGCTTTATGAGCAGTATTTAACGGCTCCAGAATCAGTTGGAGAAGATTGGCGTAAATACTTCGATAAATTCCCTAAAGGGGATCAACCTCACAGCAATGTACGTGAGCAGTTCTTGTTATTAGGACGTAACTCTAATCGTATTCAACCAATCGTTCAAGGCGAAGTCAGTTCTGAACATGAACGTCGTCAAATTGGCGTATTACAGTTGATTTCTGCTTACCGTAATCGTGGACACCAAAAAGCAAAACTGGATCCATTGGGTTTAGCAAAACGTGAAGATGTTCCTGATTTAGATATTTCGGCACATGGTTTAACCAAATCTGATCTAGATACCGTATTTAATGTCGGTAATTTAGCGATTGGTAAAACTGAAACCACTTTAGCTGAAATGGTGAATGCAATGGAGTCAATCTATTGCTCATCGATTGGCGCTGAATATATGCATATCGTAGACACCAAAGAGAGACGTTGGATTCAGCAACGTTTAGAAGGTGCGCTCGGTAAATTTACTTTTAGTGCAGAACAAAAGAAACACTTCTTGGAGCGTTTAACGGCTGCAGAAGGTTTAGAAAAATATTTAGGTAATAAATACGTTGGTGCAAAACGCTTTGGTATTGAAGGTGGTGAAGCCTTTATTCCGATGGTGAATGAAATTATCCAGCGTGCAGGTACAGTGGGTTGTAAAGAAGTCGTTATCGGTATGCCACACCGTGGCCGTTTAAACCTTCTTGTTAATATCATGGGTAAAAACCCAGCAGATCTTTTTGGTGAATTTGAAGGTAAATCTTTAACCAAAAAAGGTTCTGGTGATGTGAAATACCACCAAGGTTTTTCATCTAACGTGATGACTGCTGGTGGTGAAGTTCATTTGGCTTTAGCATTTAACCCATCTCATCTTGAAATTGTTGGGCCGGTGGTTGAAGGTTCTGTACGCGCACGTCAAGTACGTCGTAGAGATATTGGTGGTGATGATGTACTGCCTGTTATTGTTCATGGTGATGCTGCATTCTCTGGTCAAGGTGTGAACCAAGAAACCTTCCAAATGTCACAAACACGTGGTTATACGGTAGGTGGTACAGTACATATCGTTGTCAATAACCAAGTCGGTTTTACGACATCTGATCCACGTGATGCACGTTCTACAGAATACTGTACTGATATCGCGAAAATGGTTCAGGCACCGGTATTTCATGTCAATGGCGATGATCCTGAAGCAGTAATCTTTATCACGCAATTGGCACATGATTTCCGTCATACTTTCCGTAAAGACGTGGTCATTGATTTGTTCTGTTATCGTCGTCGTGGTCATAACGAGGCTGACGAACCTGCAGCAACTCAGCCATTGATGTACCAAGTGATCAATAAAAAAACCACAACACGTGCATTGTATGCAGATAAGTTGGTTCAAGAAGGTGTGATTGATCGTGCTACTGCAGATCAAATGATTGAAGACTATCGTGCTGATCTTGAAGCAGGTCATCATGTTGCCAATGCATTGGTCCTTGAACCAAATACCAAAATGTTTGTGGATTGGGCACCATATTTAGGTCATGAATATACTGATATTTGGGATACGACTTTCCCGATCGAGCGTTTAAAAGAGCTTGGTGAAGGCATGCGCAAACTTCCTGAAGGTTTTGTGATGCAGCGTCAAGTTGCTAAAGTGATTGATGATCGCTTTAAGATGCAAACAGGTGAAATGCCGCTTAACTGGGGTGCTGCAGAAACTTTAGCTTATGCAACATTACTCGACGAAGGTTATTTGGTTCGTATTACCGGTGAAGATGTTGGTCGTGGTACGTTCTCTCATCGTCATGCAAAATTACATAACCAAGTTGATGGCGAAACGTATATTCCGCTTTGTCATGTAAAAGAAAATCAGCCACGTTTTGCTTTATATGATTCATTATTATCAGAAATGGCAGTATTGGCATTTGAATATGGTTATGCCACTACAATCCCACACGGTTTGATTATTTGGGAAGCTCAGTTTGGTGACTTCTCGAACTGTGCTCAAGTGGTGATTGATCAGTTTATTGCCTCTGGTGAAACCAAATGGGAGCGCGTATGTGGTTTAACGATGCTTCTTCCTCATGGTTTTGAGGGTCAAGGACCTGAACATTCGTCAGCACGTTTAGAGCGTTATTTACAATTATGTGCTGAAGAGAATATGCAGGTTATTACCCCAACTACACCTGCACAGATTTATCATGTGTTACGTCGTCAAGCTATCCGCCCAATTCGTAAACCATTGATTGTTATGTCGCCTAAGTCATTACTTCGTCATAAATTAGCGACATCTACTTTGGATGAGTTGGCAACAGGTACTTTCCAAACTGTCATTAATGAAGTGGATGCAATCAATCCTGCAGAAGTGACACGTCTGGTTTTATGTGGCGGTAAAGTCTATTACGACCTACTTGAAAAACGTCGTGAACAAGATCTGAAACATATCGCAATTGTTCGTATTGAACAGTTATATCCATATCCAGAACAACGTCTTGCTGAAGTTCTCGCTTCTTATCCAAACTTGAAAGAACTGGTTTGGGCTCAAGAAGAACCGAAAAACCAAGGTGCGTGGTTATTTATTGCACCTCAACTTTATAACACTGTTGAAAAAGCAGATAAGCAATTACGTATTAGCTATGCAGGTCGTGATGCTTCTGCTGCACCTGCATGTGGTTCACCATATTTGCATGCAAAACAACAAGCTCAGCTCGTAAATGATGCTTTAGCGATCGTAGCTGAATAA